One genomic segment of Paenibacillus durus includes these proteins:
- a CDS encoding methyl-accepting chemotaxis protein, which produces MVQKLTPNEEFEAETVQGGEGAEVKTSLTSFAGKLLHRLSDMGIKGKLFLFVIVSIVIIFSIMAGVIYSNTKKLIVDDLRQALDYEKRQISSEVNELLMPAGGSVEQLDANAFVRDFITSVSSPDAIKMTDGYSELIRTLNLTKDNNKNLQNVYIGLDSVNKIITQGEFEPPADYNMKERAWYAAAVKNNRLTVTDPYIDADSGKMVVTLSAPILDDSGKLIGVAGADISTEQITQALKGFNYKGSGFALLVNKDGTFIYHPNSDYILLKKIGELGEEWKTVGDKMLKWDSGVVKANIDGQSSYVSYAPAVDNQWAEALVVPAKAAEGALRSFQLIFILSTVAAIIIIGLVLYFVAASILRPIPVLTEAFRTAMAGDLSVRANVKAKGEIGILAKGFNEMISSQQNMIREIMRTSRSISNHVENTEKNVFALDENIADVSATTEELSAGMQQTAAAMEEMNASTLEIEGAINNIALKAQGGAGSAKEINERAERLKQSAIESRRAAEQIYGQSEEKLRSAIEQSRSIEQIKVLTTSIMEIASQTNLLSLNASIEAARAGEAGRGFAVVAEEIRKLAENSRLAVNEIMQVTGLVVTAVGSLVEGAEDILQFMDKHVLQDYDAMQKTGSQYSEDAKYVEDLVTDFSATTEELLASIQSMLHAISETAIATNEGAEGAGSIAERTEQIIEKSGSIVTEMEEIRTSASALLETVSRFKA; this is translated from the coding sequence ATGGTACAGAAGTTGACACCTAATGAAGAATTCGAGGCGGAGACCGTACAGGGGGGCGAAGGTGCGGAAGTAAAGACAAGTTTAACGAGCTTTGCCGGGAAATTGCTGCACCGCCTCTCGGATATGGGAATCAAGGGCAAGCTGTTTCTGTTTGTCATCGTGTCCATTGTTATTATTTTTTCCATCATGGCCGGTGTCATTTACAGTAATACTAAGAAGCTTATCGTCGATGATTTGCGTCAGGCGCTCGATTATGAGAAACGGCAGATTTCTTCGGAAGTGAACGAACTGCTCATGCCGGCTGGCGGCAGTGTGGAGCAGTTAGATGCAAACGCTTTTGTAAGGGACTTCATTACAAGCGTATCCTCTCCGGATGCTATTAAGATGACGGATGGATACAGCGAACTCATTCGCACACTTAATCTGACCAAGGACAACAATAAAAATCTGCAGAACGTATATATCGGCCTGGATTCTGTTAACAAAATCATTACCCAGGGTGAGTTCGAACCCCCGGCCGACTACAACATGAAGGAACGCGCTTGGTATGCCGCAGCGGTTAAGAATAACCGGCTTACTGTGACCGACCCTTATATTGACGCCGACTCCGGCAAAATGGTTGTTACGCTCAGCGCTCCGATTCTGGACGACAGCGGCAAGCTGATCGGCGTGGCGGGTGCGGACATTTCGACGGAGCAAATTACGCAGGCGCTGAAGGGCTTCAACTACAAGGGCAGCGGATTTGCGCTGCTGGTCAATAAGGACGGCACTTTCATTTACCACCCGAACAGCGACTATATTTTGCTTAAGAAGATCGGCGAGCTCGGTGAGGAATGGAAGACGGTCGGCGATAAAATGCTGAAGTGGGACTCAGGTGTCGTCAAGGCAAATATTGACGGTCAGTCCAGCTACGTCTCCTATGCGCCTGCCGTCGACAATCAATGGGCGGAAGCGCTCGTCGTTCCGGCAAAAGCTGCGGAGGGCGCCCTGCGCTCCTTCCAGTTAATTTTCATCCTGTCCACCGTAGCGGCGATCATCATCATAGGCTTAGTGCTGTATTTCGTCGCTGCGAGTATCCTGAGACCGATTCCGGTGCTGACGGAAGCTTTCCGAACCGCGATGGCCGGGGACCTGTCGGTCCGCGCCAACGTCAAGGCTAAAGGTGAAATCGGCATTTTGGCCAAAGGCTTCAATGAGATGATTTCCTCCCAGCAGAACATGATTAGGGAAATCATGCGCACCTCGCGCAGCATTTCGAACCATGTCGAAAATACGGAGAAAAATGTATTCGCTCTGGACGAGAACATTGCCGATGTGTCCGCCACAACCGAGGAGCTGTCGGCGGGAATGCAGCAGACCGCCGCCGCAATGGAAGAGATGAACGCCAGCACGCTGGAGATTGAAGGCGCGATCAACAATATCGCCTTGAAGGCGCAGGGCGGCGCTGGGTCGGCCAAGGAAATCAATGAGCGCGCCGAGCGGCTCAAGCAGTCGGCCATCGAGTCCCGGCGGGCTGCCGAACAGATCTATGGCCAAAGCGAGGAGAAGCTTCGCAGCGCGATCGAGCAGTCCCGGTCGATTGAACAGATCAAGGTGCTGACAACTTCCATCATGGAGATTGCTTCGCAGACGAATCTGCTGTCCCTGAACGCCTCGATCGAGGCGGCGCGGGCTGGCGAGGCGGGTAGAGGATTTGCCGTAGTCGCCGAGGAAATCCGCAAGCTGGCGGAGAATTCGCGCCTCGCTGTAAATGAAATTATGCAGGTAACCGGATTGGTTGTTACGGCTGTGGGCAGCCTCGTTGAAGGAGCGGAGGATATCCTGCAATTTATGGATAAGCATGTCCTGCAGGATTACGACGCTATGCAGAAGACAGGCTCCCAGTATAGCGAAGACGCCAAGTATGTAGAAGACCTGGTGACGGATTTCAGCGCGACTACGGAAGAACTGCTCGCATCCATCCAGAGTATGCTGCATGCCATCAGCGAAACGGCCATTGCCACGAATGAAGGCGCTGAAGGCGCGGGCAGTATTGCTGAAAGAACGGAGCAGATTATCGAGAAATCCGGCAGCATTGTGACGGAGATGGAAGAGATCCGGACCAGCGCGTCGGCGCTGCTGGAAACGGTGTCCCGTTTCAAGGCGTAA
- the ilvA gene encoding threonine ammonia-lyase IlvA — MKESDNRIVGLEDIVRAHHMLREVIVRTPLQRDEVLSAKYDCNVYLKREDLQVVRSFKIRGAYNMIRSLSEEERNRGIVCASAGNHAQGVAFSCRALGIHGKVYMPSTTPSQKVKQVRRFGGDYVEVVLKGDTFDDAYEEAMQACVEYGMTLIHPFDEPKIIAGNGTIAMEVMESLADPADFVFVTIGGGGLAAGVGSYVKTVSPSTKVIGVEPLGAASMSEAFKLGKVVTLSEIDKFVDGAAVKRVGGLTYDICARTLDDIVKVPEGKACTAILELYNENAIVVEPAGSLPIAALDLYREQIRGKTVVCIVSGGNNDIDRMQEIKERSLIYEGLKYYFMINFPQRAGALREFVSEVLGPDDDITRFEYTKKNNKEDGPALVGIELLSKDAYEPLVERMKLKGLDYVELNKDLNLFNMLI; from the coding sequence ATGAAAGAAAGCGACAACCGGATCGTGGGTTTGGAAGACATCGTGCGAGCGCATCATATGCTGCGGGAAGTCATTGTTCGGACTCCGCTGCAGCGCGACGAGGTGCTGTCGGCCAAATACGATTGCAATGTATATCTAAAGCGCGAGGACCTTCAGGTCGTGCGCTCTTTTAAGATCCGTGGAGCTTATAATATGATCCGCAGTCTCTCTGAGGAGGAGAGAAACCGGGGAATCGTCTGCGCCAGCGCGGGCAATCATGCGCAGGGCGTCGCTTTCTCCTGCCGTGCGCTCGGGATTCACGGCAAAGTCTATATGCCAAGCACCACTCCCAGCCAGAAGGTGAAGCAGGTTCGGCGTTTCGGCGGAGATTATGTTGAGGTAGTGCTCAAGGGAGATACGTTCGACGACGCTTACGAAGAAGCGATGCAGGCCTGCGTTGAGTACGGAATGACACTCATTCATCCGTTCGACGAGCCGAAGATCATCGCAGGCAACGGAACGATTGCGATGGAGGTTATGGAGAGCCTGGCCGATCCTGCCGATTTTGTATTTGTGACTATCGGCGGCGGCGGGCTTGCGGCGGGCGTGGGAAGTTATGTGAAGACGGTCAGCCCGTCGACCAAGGTCATCGGCGTGGAACCGCTCGGTGCGGCTTCCATGAGCGAAGCGTTCAAGCTGGGCAAGGTCGTTACGCTTTCGGAGATCGACAAGTTCGTCGATGGTGCAGCGGTAAAGCGGGTGGGCGGACTTACCTACGATATTTGCGCCCGCACGCTTGATGACATCGTTAAGGTACCGGAGGGCAAAGCCTGTACGGCTATATTGGAACTGTACAACGAGAACGCTATCGTGGTGGAACCGGCGGGTTCGCTGCCGATCGCGGCACTGGACCTGTACCGCGAGCAGATTCGCGGCAAGACGGTCGTCTGCATCGTGAGCGGCGGCAACAATGATATCGACCGGATGCAGGAGATTAAAGAACGCTCGCTGATTTATGAAGGGCTGAAGTATTACTTCATGATTAATTTTCCGCAGCGGGCGGGCGCGCTGCGCGAATTTGTGTCGGAGGTGCTTGGTCCTGACGACGATATTACCCGGTTCGAATATACGAAGAAGAACAACAAGGAGGACGGCCCGGCCCTTGTCGGTATCGAGCTGCTGTCCAAGGATGCCTATGAACCGCTCGTTGAGCGGATGAAGCTTAAAGGCCTGGACTATGTCGAACTGAACAAGGACTTGAATCTGTTCAATATGCTGATCTGA
- a CDS encoding DUF1129 family protein gives MRRQRPDAYPCTERPGKRILFVENIRLRLLEGNAYKMNVRDMIKENNRLREKMTPGNRSFFEDMILALRASRVDAVRTEELLLEAADKLLREQAKGRTAQQIFGSDPEEYFREAIERAPARPERGKARHYAMISWTALILLFGMQGIAGLITIWSQGTAGPFGRISLFTMIAVGLGSIAGIELLMKWLSSLSEDDVPRIGGFNLKALGVYIGAVVAVVFAGLYFRQLFPVFTLSPWHCLLIFACGLIGLKFIFFRK, from the coding sequence ATGCGGCGGCAGCGCCCGGACGCTTATCCTTGCACGGAACGGCCGGGCAAACGTATACTCTTCGTAGAGAATATCCGCTTGCGGTTACTGGAGGGCAATGCTTACAAGATGAATGTCAGGGACATGATCAAGGAAAACAACCGCCTCAGGGAAAAGATGACGCCGGGCAATCGCTCTTTCTTTGAGGATATGATATTAGCGCTACGGGCCAGCCGGGTGGACGCCGTGCGAACGGAGGAGCTGCTGTTAGAGGCAGCCGACAAGCTGCTGCGCGAGCAGGCCAAAGGCAGGACCGCCCAGCAAATCTTCGGCAGCGATCCGGAAGAATATTTCCGGGAAGCCATCGAGCGCGCGCCGGCCCGTCCCGAGCGCGGCAAGGCCCGCCACTACGCCATGATCTCGTGGACGGCGCTCATCCTGTTGTTCGGCATGCAGGGGATTGCCGGACTTATCACTATATGGAGCCAGGGGACGGCCGGACCGTTCGGCCGCATCAGCCTGTTCACAATGATCGCCGTAGGCCTGGGCTCCATTGCCGGCATCGAGCTGCTGATGAAATGGCTCTCGTCCCTGTCCGAGGACGATGTTCCCAGAATAGGCGGGTTCAACTTAAAAGCGCTGGGCGTATACATTGGCGCCGTAGTCGCCGTTGTGTTCGCCGGACTGTATTTCAGACAGCTGTTCCCGGTATTTACGCTGTCTCCCTGGCACTGTCTGCTGATCTTCGCCTGCGGACTTATCGGCCTAAAGTTTATCTTCTTTCGCAAATAA
- a CDS encoding alpha/beta hydrolase family protein gives MERAITIRHRGEELTASIHYPGKEGKSGRCKNRVPLVVICHGFIGSRIGVDRLFVKAARELAGDGYMVIRFDYIGCGESSGNYGAQDVESMIAQTRTVLDYGLSCADVDPTQVTLIGHSLGGAVALLTAVRDRRVKNLVLWAAVGYPFNDIVKIVGREAYDQAVQTGSADHAGYSFTPVYFNSLADFQPFQEAGKFGGDVLVIHGTSDDVIPVDYAFLYQKLFWTRPDGRCDKEIIFQADHTFSSGPAQQQLLKRTKEWMNEQERVQEEWQNWMI, from the coding sequence ATGGAACGGGCGATCACCATCCGGCATAGAGGAGAGGAACTGACAGCCAGCATACATTATCCGGGAAAGGAAGGGAAGTCCGGCCGCTGCAAAAACCGGGTGCCGCTCGTGGTCATCTGCCACGGGTTTATCGGAAGCCGAATCGGCGTGGACCGTCTGTTCGTCAAGGCCGCCCGCGAACTGGCCGGCGACGGATACATGGTCATCCGTTTCGACTATATCGGCTGCGGCGAGAGCAGCGGCAATTACGGAGCTCAGGATGTGGAATCGATGATCGCCCAGACGCGGACGGTGCTTGATTACGGTCTGAGCTGCGCCGATGTCGATCCCACCCAGGTAACGCTGATCGGCCACAGTCTGGGGGGAGCCGTTGCCCTGCTTACAGCGGTAAGAGACCGCCGGGTGAAGAATCTCGTGTTATGGGCGGCCGTCGGCTATCCCTTTAATGATATCGTGAAAATCGTCGGACGGGAGGCGTACGATCAGGCGGTGCAGACCGGTTCTGCCGATCATGCCGGATACAGCTTCACACCGGTGTATTTTAACTCGCTGGCCGATTTTCAGCCCTTTCAGGAGGCGGGCAAATTTGGCGGCGACGTGCTCGTGATTCATGGAACCTCGGATGATGTGATTCCGGTAGACTACGCTTTTTTATATCAAAAGCTGTTCTGGACGCGCCCCGACGGACGCTGCGATAAGGAGATTATTTTTCAGGCCGATCATACCTTCTCTTCGGGCCCGGCCCAGCAGCAGCTGCTGAAGCGGACCAAAGAGTGGATGAACGAACAGGAGCGTGTGCAGGAAGAATGGCAAAATTGGATGATCTAG
- a CDS encoding DODA-type extradiol aromatic ring-opening family dioxygenase: MKIPAFFIAHGSPLLAIEDNDYTAFLEKLGRELPRPRGIAVFSAHWDSPEQLVTVDERHETLHDFYGFPEEMYRLTYPAPGDASLSRRIGELFAAGNLSYQPSRGRGIDHGVWVILRRMFPDADIPVVALSVDSLRSPAEQYAIGRMLSPLRDEGILFIGSGGLVHNLRMLEDGGNPAEWAVDFDSWIAEKLEAGELEALFAYDKQAPHARDAVPSYGKEHFVPLFYAMGTAAKGTKAQRMFQAYQYGTLSLNCWKFE, translated from the coding sequence ATGAAAATTCCGGCATTTTTTATCGCACACGGCTCCCCTCTGCTTGCGATTGAGGATAATGACTACACCGCTTTTCTGGAAAAGCTTGGCCGGGAACTGCCGCGCCCGCGCGGTATCGCCGTCTTCTCGGCGCATTGGGACAGCCCGGAGCAGCTGGTTACGGTAGATGAACGCCATGAGACGCTGCATGATTTCTACGGATTCCCTGAAGAGATGTACCGGCTTACCTATCCGGCTCCCGGAGATGCCAGCCTCAGCCGCCGGATCGGCGAGCTGTTCGCCGCAGGCAACCTTTCCTATCAGCCTTCTCGGGGCCGGGGTATCGATCATGGCGTCTGGGTTATTCTGCGGCGAATGTTTCCGGATGCCGATATTCCGGTCGTGGCGCTGTCCGTCGATTCGCTTAGGTCCCCGGCGGAGCAGTATGCAATCGGACGCATGCTCTCGCCGCTGAGGGATGAAGGTATACTCTTCATTGGCAGCGGGGGCCTGGTCCACAATTTAAGGATGCTCGAAGACGGCGGCAACCCGGCGGAATGGGCGGTGGACTTCGATAGTTGGATTGCGGAGAAGCTGGAGGCCGGAGAGCTTGAGGCGCTGTTCGCCTATGACAAACAGGCTCCTCATGCCCGCGACGCCGTTCCTTCCTACGGGAAAGAGCATTTTGTCCCGCTGTTCTATGCGATGGGAACGGCAGCCAAAGGGACGAAGGCGCAGCGGATGTTCCAGGCGTACCAATACGGAACGCTCAGCCTGAACTGCTGGAAATTCGAATAA
- a CDS encoding CehA/McbA family metallohydrolase, protein MRWLASELHTHTFHSDGRQSLRELAAGAAKLGFDCIALTDHNTMSGLGDCEQVQQETGVVIIPGMEWTTFHGHMVTIGLQNFVDWRKAGQSDIHEGISMVHGQGGLAGMAHPFRIGSPVCTGCFWEYEIRDWNDLDYIEVWSGTFAPVKPENRRAFALWTDRLNAGIRIAATSGRDWHEQTATDDPVSVTYLGLDDGPGTISQQAVRALAQGRAAVTTGPLVTMEAEADGTWYGIGESVPVENGADLINLHVKIDFSVRQTLWELPAQDFALKITGNSGTLAQFAARSADQIHRFSIPADGLIWARAELWGIVKGMRTMVAFTNAIYIS, encoded by the coding sequence ATGCGATGGCTAGCTTCCGAACTGCATACGCATACCTTTCACAGCGATGGCAGGCAGTCTCTGCGGGAACTGGCCGCAGGTGCGGCGAAGCTGGGCTTCGACTGCATCGCGCTTACCGATCATAATACGATGTCGGGACTTGGGGATTGTGAGCAAGTCCAGCAGGAAACGGGCGTCGTCATTATTCCGGGCATGGAGTGGACGACCTTCCATGGGCATATGGTGACGATTGGATTGCAAAATTTTGTGGATTGGCGCAAAGCGGGACAATCTGACATTCACGAAGGAATCTCCATGGTGCATGGGCAGGGCGGGCTTGCCGGAATGGCGCATCCTTTTCGGATCGGAAGTCCCGTCTGTACCGGATGTTTCTGGGAATATGAAATCAGGGACTGGAATGACCTTGATTACATCGAAGTGTGGTCGGGAACGTTCGCACCCGTCAAGCCAGAGAATCGGCGGGCCTTCGCCTTATGGACGGACCGGCTGAACGCCGGCATCCGCATCGCGGCCACGTCCGGACGGGATTGGCATGAACAGACGGCTACGGATGATCCGGTCTCGGTCACTTATCTGGGGCTGGATGACGGGCCGGGAACGATTTCGCAACAAGCGGTTCGGGCGCTTGCGCAGGGGCGGGCCGCGGTAACGACCGGTCCGCTGGTAACGATGGAGGCAGAGGCCGACGGCACATGGTACGGCATCGGCGAATCCGTCCCTGTGGAAAATGGAGCAGACTTGATCAATCTCCATGTGAAGATCGACTTTTCCGTTAGGCAGACGCTGTGGGAACTGCCGGCTCAGGATTTTGCGTTAAAAATTACAGGTAATTCGGGAACTCTTGCACAGTTTGCCGCCCGATCGGCCGACCAGATCCACAGATTCAGCATCCCGGCAGACGGATTGATCTGGGCGAGGGCCGAATTATGGGGAATTGTAAAAGGCATGCGAACGATGGTCGCTTTTACGAATGCCATCTATATAAGCTGA
- a CDS encoding glycerophosphodiester phosphodiesterase: MNAVPLITAHTGCMNTPDNSLLSIETGLANGADIIEDDIRVTRDGIPVLSHDDAVRLADGSMGRLSQMTISELNEGLSIPIVKLEQALHLVRNSGKTMNLDLKADECIEPVSELAKKLDMLGRVFLSGCEADRARKAKHSSPGLRKLLNVNASLFLASSYAEAVLQTLQDAGSAGCFGINVPYRLVEPYLLEQAAESGFQIYIWTVDEEKEMRLYAGMGVHSITTRNVADLVRIKKEMLAEGS, translated from the coding sequence GTGAACGCAGTTCCACTTATTACCGCGCATACCGGATGTATGAATACGCCCGATAACTCCCTGCTCTCGATCGAAACGGGCCTTGCGAACGGGGCGGATATTATTGAAGACGACATTCGGGTTACCCGTGACGGCATCCCCGTCCTCAGCCATGATGATGCGGTCCGCCTGGCGGACGGGTCTATGGGCAGGCTATCGCAAATGACGATTTCGGAATTAAATGAAGGTCTGTCCATTCCGATCGTTAAGCTGGAGCAGGCACTGCATCTGGTGCGGAATTCAGGCAAGACGATGAATCTCGACCTCAAGGCGGATGAATGTATTGAGCCGGTATCCGAATTGGCCAAGAAGCTCGACATGCTGGGCCGCGTATTTCTGTCGGGCTGCGAGGCGGACAGGGCCCGTAAAGCCAAGCATAGCAGCCCTGGATTGCGTAAGCTTCTCAATGTGAATGCCAGTCTGTTTCTTGCCAGCAGCTATGCGGAAGCCGTCCTGCAGACACTTCAAGATGCTGGAAGCGCCGGCTGTTTCGGAATTAATGTGCCTTACCGTTTAGTCGAACCGTATCTGCTGGAGCAGGCGGCTGAATCCGGGTTTCAAATCTACATTTGGACCGTTGACGAGGAAAAGGAAATGAGATTATACGCGGGTATGGGCGTGCATTCCATCACTACAAGAAATGTTGCCGACCTCGTTCGGATTAAAAAGGAAATGTTGGCGGAAGGAAGTTGA
- a CDS encoding LacI family DNA-binding transcriptional regulator, whose translation MGYNIKEIASLAGVSKSTVSRVISGSGYASQEARERVMKVIETLQYKPSAVARAMVAQRTYNIGVIIFREQQPIVSHPLYGKIVDAILMAAGAKGYSVFLTTDREMSLRSTDFMLEKRVDGLILISRLRQNVIDYVKSFNIPYLMVNGSTDDPEVVQIVSKDEEGGERAASYLYQLGHRKIFIIAGPQEHRSHNLRLKGFCSSMERLGNEEGLSVVSSPESSSDMGYRVMLENWDLFMQGAFTSLFATNDMLALGAMKLLAERSVRVPEQVAVMGFDDIDFASMYSPSLTTVRVEKEKMGHDAVWMLDRLIRKEDSLPKLNEYASELIIRQST comes from the coding sequence GTGGGCTATAACATTAAAGAAATCGCCTCATTGGCAGGCGTCTCTAAATCGACAGTGTCCAGAGTAATCTCGGGCTCCGGCTACGCCAGTCAAGAAGCGCGTGAACGCGTGATGAAGGTTATTGAAACGCTTCAATACAAGCCGAGCGCGGTGGCGAGAGCGATGGTAGCGCAGCGGACGTACAATATCGGCGTCATCATTTTTCGTGAGCAGCAGCCAATCGTGTCCCATCCGCTGTACGGCAAAATTGTTGACGCCATCCTGATGGCGGCCGGGGCTAAAGGTTATTCCGTATTTCTGACTACGGACCGTGAGATGTCGCTGCGTTCCACTGATTTTATGCTGGAAAAAAGGGTGGACGGATTAATTCTGATCAGCCGGCTTCGGCAAAATGTCATCGATTACGTAAAATCATTTAATATTCCATATTTGATGGTCAATGGATCGACCGACGATCCGGAAGTCGTTCAGATCGTAAGCAAGGACGAAGAAGGCGGGGAACGGGCCGCGTCTTACCTGTACCAGCTCGGGCATCGCAAAATCTTCATTATCGCCGGTCCGCAGGAGCACAGAAGCCATAATTTACGCCTGAAAGGCTTTTGCAGCAGTATGGAAAGACTGGGCAACGAAGAAGGGCTGTCCGTAGTTTCCTCGCCGGAATCCAGCTCTGATATGGGATACCGGGTCATGCTGGAGAATTGGGATCTTTTCATGCAGGGAGCTTTCACGTCTTTGTTCGCAACGAATGACATGCTCGCTCTCGGAGCAATGAAGCTTCTGGCCGAGAGGTCGGTTCGTGTACCTGAACAAGTCGCCGTTATGGGCTTTGACGATATCGATTTCGCCTCCATGTACTCCCCTTCGCTTACAACCGTGAGGGTAGAGAAGGAGAAAATGGGACATGATGCGGTTTGGATGCTGGACCGGTTAATCCGGAAAGAAGACAGCCTCCCCAAGCTGAACGAGTACGCGAGCGAACTGATTATTCGCCAGTCTACCTAA
- a CDS encoding ABC transporter permease yields the protein MSWYFRAIGFRKIFEFLLLVAFVVFFVGPLLNLAVLAFSSKWSYPDLLPRQWSLQWWHFVLKEEDIAKSIGLSFLIAALVTVLSIVICIPAAYAFARIRFPLSRFFLFSFLLTHAFPKMGLYVSIAVLFYKLGLMNTLLGVVLVHMINVLMFMTWIPTAAFRNVHTAQEESARDVGATPFRVFRSITLPMAMPGILVASIFTFLNSLDEAQGTFLVGIPDFKTMPIVMYSIIADFPSNAGAVFSIILTAPTIILLLAAQRLVSADIMASGFQVK from the coding sequence ATGAGTTGGTATTTCAGAGCCATCGGTTTTCGGAAAATATTCGAGTTCCTGCTGCTTGTCGCCTTTGTCGTGTTCTTTGTCGGCCCGCTCTTGAATCTTGCCGTGCTTGCTTTCAGCAGCAAATGGAGTTATCCCGACCTGCTGCCCCGTCAGTGGTCCTTGCAGTGGTGGCATTTCGTGCTCAAGGAGGAGGATATCGCCAAATCCATTGGGCTTTCGTTTCTGATCGCCGCGTTAGTCACGGTATTGTCCATCGTCATTTGCATCCCGGCCGCTTATGCCTTTGCCCGGATACGATTTCCGCTGAGCCGTTTCTTTCTATTCTCTTTTCTGCTTACGCACGCTTTTCCAAAAATGGGGCTGTATGTCTCGATTGCCGTCCTCTTTTATAAACTGGGGCTGATGAATACGCTGCTCGGCGTGGTCCTGGTTCATATGATCAACGTCCTGATGTTTATGACCTGGATTCCGACGGCCGCCTTCCGCAATGTTCACACGGCGCAGGAGGAATCGGCGAGGGATGTGGGCGCAACGCCGTTCCGCGTATTCCGCAGCATTACGCTGCCGATGGCGATGCCGGGTATTCTGGTCGCTTCCATCTTCACCTTTCTGAACTCTTTGGACGAGGCCCAGGGCACTTTTCTGGTCGGAATTCCCGATTTCAAGACGATGCCGATCGTGATGTACTCGATTATCGCTGATTTTCCGAGCAACGCCGGCGCCGTATTCTCAATCATTCTTACTGCTCCGACCATTATTCTGCTGTTAGCCGCCCAGCGTCTGGTCAGCGCGGATATTATGGCCAGCGGTTTCCAAGTTAAATAA
- a CDS encoding ABC transporter ATP-binding protein gives MSVQLSIRNLTKRYKTGEGVTDISLDVKKGELVTLLGPSGCGKTTVLRSIGGFLEPDSGEIMIASRSVVKLPPEKRPTSMVFQGYNLWPHMSIYDNLAFGLKIRKTPKAEIKKAVEDALRLVRLPGVEKKFPSQLSGGQQQRIAVARSLLLKPEVLLLDEPFSALDAKLRHEMREELREIQTETGLTMVFVTHDQEEALSLSDRIIVMNQGNIEQIAAPQDIYDSPDTLFVAQFIGKMNFLEGVVEEDKLRVGGLVFPNTKRLAGSIVVAVRPEDVMIGPDSGEKDGLYGTIKQVMVLGHYAEVSVELDGYGPIRAFQPRDTVKELSLGQRVTVAFAKVIAYPNK, from the coding sequence ATGAGTGTACAGCTTTCGATTCGCAATTTGACCAAACGTTACAAGACGGGAGAAGGCGTAACCGATATTTCGCTCGATGTGAAAAAAGGTGAATTGGTCACCCTGCTTGGCCCTTCCGGCTGCGGCAAAACGACGGTGCTCCGAAGCATCGGCGGCTTTCTTGAGCCGGATTCGGGCGAGATTATGATCGCGAGCCGGAGCGTGGTTAAGCTTCCGCCGGAGAAACGGCCGACCTCGATGGTCTTTCAAGGGTACAATCTGTGGCCGCATATGTCCATCTATGACAATCTGGCCTTCGGGCTCAAGATTCGCAAGACGCCGAAGGCAGAAATCAAGAAAGCCGTCGAGGATGCGCTTCGGCTTGTGCGGCTCCCAGGCGTGGAGAAGAAGTTCCCCAGCCAGCTGTCTGGCGGACAGCAGCAGCGAATCGCCGTCGCCAGATCCCTTTTGCTGAAGCCGGAGGTATTGCTGCTGGACGAGCCTTTCTCCGCGCTTGACGCCAAGCTTCGCCACGAGATGAGGGAGGAGCTGCGCGAGATTCAGACGGAGACTGGCCTGACCATGGTGTTCGTCACCCATGATCAGGAGGAAGCCCTTTCCTTGTCGGACCGGATCATCGTGATGAACCAGGGGAATATCGAGCAAATCGCGGCGCCACAGGATATATACGATTCGCCGGATACGCTGTTTGTCGCCCAGTTTATCGGCAAAATGAACTTTTTGGAGGGGGTGGTGGAAGAGGACAAGCTGCGTGTGGGAGGTCTGGTGTTTCCGAATACGAAGCGTCTTGCGGGGTCAATCGTCGTCGCCGTCAGGCCGGAGGATGTCATGATCGGTCCGGATTCCGGAGAAAAAGACGGCTTGTATGGAACAATCAAGCAAGTGATGGTGCTCGGCCATTATGCCGAGGTATCGGTTGAACTTGACGGGTACGGCCCGATTCGGGCGTTTCAGCCGAGAGATACCGTGAAGGAACTTTCGTTGGGTCAGCGTGTAACCGTCGCTTTTGCCAAAGTGATTGCTTATCCGAACAAGTAG